A single genomic interval of Festucalex cinctus isolate MCC-2025b chromosome 16, RoL_Fcin_1.0, whole genome shotgun sequence harbors:
- the LOC144003818 gene encoding protein bicaudal D homolog 1-like isoform X1 — MAAGGAAGGCADKVEQCRAEVERLTRELAEANREKIRAAECGLAVLDENQSLKQQYAELEADQEALRLELEQLQEVGSAGAFGQAYSTQRKVAEDGETNEETLLQESATKEAYYMGRLLELQAEVKHSRATAANAQADNDHLSCLLQELREQSNEMLELQRSRMREEVGEYKFRESRLIQDYTELEEENISLQKLVSTLKQNQVEYEGLKHEIKVLEEETDVLDSQLQDALRLKDISDSQLEEALESLKSEREQKYHLRRELVHHLSMCDVAYTGSAHLTFTSAPPSGTATPTTLLSPTAEDPTRCNGHVQGATRMATASGSVAGANGECRGTSRKTESLATSDLYSEMNLTEVQKLKQQLLTMEREKVALMTSLQESQTQLQHTQGALSEQHEKTLRLSQKVTALCRGQQGVQTTSDSLLSSEDLKGLDKDKETKDEDENEEDNLGTVMKSPVFPYQSPGLEILQCKYQVAVTEVVELKSEVKVLRDRLAQCGEGIPHEKPRGNALHQRLERKVTALEKSCQEGKEKISNLEAELQAAQSAAGESQGALNAAQDELVMLSEELAQLYHHVCLCNNETPNRVMLDYYRQGRGLRGLCASLKAMSADNSKVLLTPRLARRLATATSTTSTSGESRSPSESPSKEPLSGGDRARDIKETGKEVMQGQSEQSLTPCSPPTRSPSISASSSSSSSSSPALEPAGELRREPLNIYNLNAIIREQVKHLQRAVDRALQLSRQRAAARELAPLLDKDKESCMEEILKLKSLLSTKREQIATLRLVLKANKQTAEVALNNLKSKYETEKSMVTDTMMKLRNELKALKEDAATFSSVRAMFATRCDEYVTQLDEMQRQLAAAEDEKKTLNSLLRMAIQQKLALTQRLEDLAFDQEQTHRNRGSRLTRRKTSTPKVSLPTSASASDLAQGSGAALVPSCSSPSCLNSPASVVTTAPDLSSTLTSPISHIPCRSPSSPAIASPPETLVVENPPFLEASTPSSIPQTLAPSRWTLGMRTFVVDSRSFRITSPFSRSSTPSRHVTPDIQTMTTTRPNQAGSAPSSPYRSPLLGLKRSLWSPSPQTRPLSRLTGTSVNHIASSSSFYSSSHSPSSSHSYSPTYYSPSGTTSYSHSSHYTPLYPRYYGSYRPRH, encoded by the exons ATGGCCGCCGGTGGAGCAGCAGGAGGATGCGCCGACAAGGTGGAGCAGTGCCGGGCCGAGGTGGAGCGTCTGACCCGGGAGCTGGCGGAGGCCAACCGCGAGAAGATCCGGGCGGCGGAGTGTGGGCTGGCGGTTCTGGATGAAAACCAGAGCTTGAAGCAGCAGTATGCCGAGTTGGAGGCCGATCAGGAGGCTCTGAGGCTGGAGCTGGAACAGCTGCAGGAGGTGGGCTCGGCAGGG GCATTTGGTCAGGCCTACTCCACCCAGCGTAAGGTGGCCGAGGACGGCGAGACCAACGAGGAGACACTGCTGCAGGAGTCTGCCACCAAGGAAGCCTACTACATGGGACGGCTCCTGGAGCTCCAGGCTGAGGTCAAGCACAGCCGGGCTACTGCCGCCAATGCACAGGCTGACAATGACCACCTCAGCTGCCTGCTGCAAGAGCTCCGAGAG CAGAGTAATGAAATGCTGGAGCTGCAGCGTAGCCGCATGCGAGAAGAGGTTGGGGAGTACAAGTTTCGAGAATCAAGGCTGATTCAGGACTACACAGAACTGGAAGAGGAGAACATCTCTCTGCAGAAACTGGTTTCAACCCTTAAACAGAATCAG GTGGAGTATGAAGGcttaaaacatgaaatcaaaGTTTTGGAAGAGGAGACGGATGTTTTGGACAGCCAGTTGCAAGATGCGCTGCGTTTGAAGGACATCTCGGACTCCCAGCTGGAAGAGGCCCTGGAGTCTCTGAAAAGTGAGCGCGAGCAGAAGTATCACTTGCGTAGAGAGCTGGTTCACCATCTGAGCATGTGTGACGTGGCGTACACTGGCAGCGCGCACCTGACATTCACGTCTGCCCCGCCCAGCGGCACGGCTACTCCGACAACTTTGCTCTCGCCAACCGCAGAAGATCCAACAAG GTGTAATGGCCATGTGCAAGGTGCAACACGAATGGCAACAGCTTCAGGGTCGGTGGCTGGTGCTAATGGAGAATGCCGAGGTACGAGTCGTAAAACCGAAAGTCTGGCGACTTCAGACCTCTACAGCGAGATGAACCTGACAGAGGTTCAGAAGCTCAAGCAACAACTGTTAACT ATGGAACGTGAGAAAGTAGCGCTCATGACCAGTTTGCAGGAATCCCAAACTCAACTCCAGCACACCCAGGGGGCTCTGTCTGAACAGCACGAGAAGACCCTCCGCCTTAGCCAAAAGGTCACCGCCCTATGCCGCGGACAGCAAGGGGTCCAGACCACTTCTGATTCTCTGCTCAGCTCTGAAGACCTCAAGGGACTTGACAAAGATAAGGAAACCAAAGATGAAGATGAAAATGAGGAGGATAATCTCGGCACAGTGATGAAAAGTCCAGTATTTCCTTACCAGTCACCAGGTTTGGAGATCTTGCAGTGCAAATACCAGGTGGCTGTGACTGAGGTGGTTGAGCTCAAGTCAGAAGTGAAAGTCCTGCGGGACAGGTTGGCTCAGTGCGGGGAAGGTATACCACATGAGAAGCCAAGAGGAAATGCTCTGCACCAGAGACTCGAGAGAAAGGTAACAGCACTAGAAAAGAGCTGCCAAGAAGGAAAAGAGAAG ATTTCTAATTTGGAGGCTGAGTTGCAGGCGGCTCAGTCGGCAGCCGGTGAGAGCCAAGGAGCTTTGAATGCTGCTCAGGATGAACTGGTGATGCTGAGTGAGGAGCTTGCCCAGCTTTACCATCACGTCTGTCTGTGCAACAACGAGACACCAAACCGTGTCATGCTGGACTACTACAG ACAGGGCAGGGGGCTCAGGGGCCTTTGTGCCAGTCTCAAAGCCATGTCTGCCGACAACAGTAAAGTTCTGCTCACGCCACGCCTTGCCAGGAGACTGGCCACCGCCACTTCCACAACCTCAACTTCCGGGGAGTCACGGAGCCCCTCTGAATCTCCGTCCAAAGAACCGCTATCCGGCGGGGATAGAGCAAGAGACATTAAAGAGACGGGCAAGGAGGTCATGCAGGGTCAGTCGGAGCAAAGTCTGACTCCCTGCAGTCCTCCAACCCGGTCACCCAGCATCAGTGCCTCATCATCGTCTTCGTCGTCCTCATCGCCCGCTTTGGAGCCAGCTGGTGAGCTACGCAGAGAGCCCCTGAACATCTACAACCTCAATGCCATCATCAGAGAGCAG GTCAAGCACCTGCAGAGAGCTGTGGACAGGGCACTTCAGCTGTCTAGGCAGAGAGCTGCAGCAAGGGAACTGGCACCTTTGCTTGACAAGGACAAAGAAAGCTGCATGGAGGAGATCCTGAAGCTCAAGTCTCTACTCAGCACTAAGAGGGAACAGATAGCAACTCTCCGGCTGGTGCTCAAAGCTAACAAACAG ACAGCAGAAGTGGCTCTTAACAACCTGAAGAGCAAGTATGAGACGGAGAAGTCAATGGTGACTGACACAATGATGAAGCTACGGAACGAGCTGAAGGCCTTAAAAGAGGACGCGGCCACATTCTCCTCCGTACGAGCAATGTTCGCCACCAG GTGCGATGAGTATGTGACCCAACTGGATGAGATGCAAAGACAGCTGGCCGCAGCTGAGGATGAAAAGAAAACGTTGAACTCTCTCCTGCGAATGGCCATTCAACAGAAACTGGCCCTCACACAGCGCCTCGAGGACTTGGCATTCGATCAAGAGCAAACACATCGGAACCGTGGGAGCAGGCTGACCCGCAGGAAGACCAGCACTCCCAAAGTAAGTCTCCCAACCTCAGCTTCGGCCTCGGACCTGGCGCAAGGCTCTGGTGCAGCTTTGGTCCCCAGTTGTTCCTCCCCTTCCTGCCTTAATAGTCCAGCATCAGTTGTCACGACTGCTCCAGACTTGTCCTCAACCCTGACATCACCTATATCACACATACCCTGTCGCAGTCCGTCATCACCAGCGATTGCCTCGCCGCCTGAAACTCTGGTGGTCGAAAACCCTCCATTTCTGGAGGCGTCAACCCCGTCCTCAATCCCTCAGACGCTTGCTCCGTCTCGGTGGACCCTTGGGATGCGAACGTTTGTCGTTGATTCCCGTAGTTTCCGAATTACATCCCCGTTCTCCCGTAGCTCGACTCCTTCAAGACATGTTACCCCAGATATTCAAACTATGACAACAACCAGACCTAACCAAGCAGGCTCTGCGCCTTCGTCTCCCTATCGTTCCCCACTGCTGGGGCTCAAACGCTCTTTGTGGAGCCCCTCACCTCAAACCCGTCCCTTGTCCAGGTTGACGGGAACTTCGGTGAATCACATTGCCTCGTCATCCTCCTTCTACTCTTCTTCTCACTCTCCGTCTTCCTCCCACAGTTATTCACCCACATATTACAGCCCTTCTGGCACGACATCATACAGTCACTCTAGCCACTACACTCCTCTCTACCCCAGATACTACGGTTCCTACCGGCCCAGACATTGA
- the LOC144003818 gene encoding protein bicaudal D homolog 1-like isoform X4 produces the protein MAAGGAAGGCADKVEQCRAEVERLTRELAEANREKIRAAECGLAVLDENQSLKQQYAELEADQEALRLELEQLQEAFGQAYSTQRKVAEDGETNEETLLQESATKEAYYMGRLLELQAEVKHSRATAANAQADNDHLSCLLQELRESNEMLELQRSRMREEVGEYKFRESRLIQDYTELEEENISLQKLVSTLKQNQVEYEGLKHEIKVLEEETDVLDSQLQDALRLKDISDSQLEEALESLKSEREQKYHLRRELVHHLSMCDVAYTGSAHLTFTSAPPSGTATPTTLLSPTAEDPTRCNGHVQGATRMATASGSVAGANGECRGTSRKTESLATSDLYSEMNLTEVQKLKQQLLTMEREKVALMTSLQESQTQLQHTQGALSEQHEKTLRLSQKVTALCRGQQGVQTTSDSLLSSEDLKGLDKDKETKDEDENEEDNLGTVMKSPVFPYQSPGLEILQCKYQVAVTEVVELKSEVKVLRDRLAQCGEGIPHEKPRGNALHQRLERKVTALEKSCQEGKEKISNLEAELQAAQSAAGESQGALNAAQDELVMLSEELAQLYHHVCLCNNETPNRVMLDYYRQGRGLRGLCASLKAMSADNSKVLLTPRLARRLATATSTTSTSGESRSPSESPSKEPLSGGDRARDIKETGKEVMQGQSEQSLTPCSPPTRSPSISASSSSSSSSSPALEPAGELRREPLNIYNLNAIIREQVKHLQRAVDRALQLSRQRAAARELAPLLDKDKESCMEEILKLKSLLSTKREQIATLRLVLKANKQTAEVALNNLKSKYETEKSMVTDTMMKLRNELKALKEDAATFSSVRAMFATRCDEYVTQLDEMQRQLAAAEDEKKTLNSLLRMAIQQKLALTQRLEDLAFDQEQTHRNRGSRLTRRKTSTPKVSLPTSASASDLAQGSGAALVPSCSSPSCLNSPASVVTTAPDLSSTLTSPISHIPCRSPSSPAIASPPETLVVENPPFLEASTPSSIPQTLAPSRWTLGMRTFVVDSRSFRITSPFSRSSTPSRHVTPDIQTMTTTRPNQAGSAPSSPYRSPLLGLKRSLWSPSPQTRPLSRLTGTSVNHIASSSSFYSSSHSPSSSHSYSPTYYSPSGTTSYSHSSHYTPLYPRYYGSYRPRH, from the exons ATGGCCGCCGGTGGAGCAGCAGGAGGATGCGCCGACAAGGTGGAGCAGTGCCGGGCCGAGGTGGAGCGTCTGACCCGGGAGCTGGCGGAGGCCAACCGCGAGAAGATCCGGGCGGCGGAGTGTGGGCTGGCGGTTCTGGATGAAAACCAGAGCTTGAAGCAGCAGTATGCCGAGTTGGAGGCCGATCAGGAGGCTCTGAGGCTGGAGCTGGAACAGCTGCAGGAG GCATTTGGTCAGGCCTACTCCACCCAGCGTAAGGTGGCCGAGGACGGCGAGACCAACGAGGAGACACTGCTGCAGGAGTCTGCCACCAAGGAAGCCTACTACATGGGACGGCTCCTGGAGCTCCAGGCTGAGGTCAAGCACAGCCGGGCTACTGCCGCCAATGCACAGGCTGACAATGACCACCTCAGCTGCCTGCTGCAAGAGCTCCGAGAG AGTAATGAAATGCTGGAGCTGCAGCGTAGCCGCATGCGAGAAGAGGTTGGGGAGTACAAGTTTCGAGAATCAAGGCTGATTCAGGACTACACAGAACTGGAAGAGGAGAACATCTCTCTGCAGAAACTGGTTTCAACCCTTAAACAGAATCAG GTGGAGTATGAAGGcttaaaacatgaaatcaaaGTTTTGGAAGAGGAGACGGATGTTTTGGACAGCCAGTTGCAAGATGCGCTGCGTTTGAAGGACATCTCGGACTCCCAGCTGGAAGAGGCCCTGGAGTCTCTGAAAAGTGAGCGCGAGCAGAAGTATCACTTGCGTAGAGAGCTGGTTCACCATCTGAGCATGTGTGACGTGGCGTACACTGGCAGCGCGCACCTGACATTCACGTCTGCCCCGCCCAGCGGCACGGCTACTCCGACAACTTTGCTCTCGCCAACCGCAGAAGATCCAACAAG GTGTAATGGCCATGTGCAAGGTGCAACACGAATGGCAACAGCTTCAGGGTCGGTGGCTGGTGCTAATGGAGAATGCCGAGGTACGAGTCGTAAAACCGAAAGTCTGGCGACTTCAGACCTCTACAGCGAGATGAACCTGACAGAGGTTCAGAAGCTCAAGCAACAACTGTTAACT ATGGAACGTGAGAAAGTAGCGCTCATGACCAGTTTGCAGGAATCCCAAACTCAACTCCAGCACACCCAGGGGGCTCTGTCTGAACAGCACGAGAAGACCCTCCGCCTTAGCCAAAAGGTCACCGCCCTATGCCGCGGACAGCAAGGGGTCCAGACCACTTCTGATTCTCTGCTCAGCTCTGAAGACCTCAAGGGACTTGACAAAGATAAGGAAACCAAAGATGAAGATGAAAATGAGGAGGATAATCTCGGCACAGTGATGAAAAGTCCAGTATTTCCTTACCAGTCACCAGGTTTGGAGATCTTGCAGTGCAAATACCAGGTGGCTGTGACTGAGGTGGTTGAGCTCAAGTCAGAAGTGAAAGTCCTGCGGGACAGGTTGGCTCAGTGCGGGGAAGGTATACCACATGAGAAGCCAAGAGGAAATGCTCTGCACCAGAGACTCGAGAGAAAGGTAACAGCACTAGAAAAGAGCTGCCAAGAAGGAAAAGAGAAG ATTTCTAATTTGGAGGCTGAGTTGCAGGCGGCTCAGTCGGCAGCCGGTGAGAGCCAAGGAGCTTTGAATGCTGCTCAGGATGAACTGGTGATGCTGAGTGAGGAGCTTGCCCAGCTTTACCATCACGTCTGTCTGTGCAACAACGAGACACCAAACCGTGTCATGCTGGACTACTACAG ACAGGGCAGGGGGCTCAGGGGCCTTTGTGCCAGTCTCAAAGCCATGTCTGCCGACAACAGTAAAGTTCTGCTCACGCCACGCCTTGCCAGGAGACTGGCCACCGCCACTTCCACAACCTCAACTTCCGGGGAGTCACGGAGCCCCTCTGAATCTCCGTCCAAAGAACCGCTATCCGGCGGGGATAGAGCAAGAGACATTAAAGAGACGGGCAAGGAGGTCATGCAGGGTCAGTCGGAGCAAAGTCTGACTCCCTGCAGTCCTCCAACCCGGTCACCCAGCATCAGTGCCTCATCATCGTCTTCGTCGTCCTCATCGCCCGCTTTGGAGCCAGCTGGTGAGCTACGCAGAGAGCCCCTGAACATCTACAACCTCAATGCCATCATCAGAGAGCAG GTCAAGCACCTGCAGAGAGCTGTGGACAGGGCACTTCAGCTGTCTAGGCAGAGAGCTGCAGCAAGGGAACTGGCACCTTTGCTTGACAAGGACAAAGAAAGCTGCATGGAGGAGATCCTGAAGCTCAAGTCTCTACTCAGCACTAAGAGGGAACAGATAGCAACTCTCCGGCTGGTGCTCAAAGCTAACAAACAG ACAGCAGAAGTGGCTCTTAACAACCTGAAGAGCAAGTATGAGACGGAGAAGTCAATGGTGACTGACACAATGATGAAGCTACGGAACGAGCTGAAGGCCTTAAAAGAGGACGCGGCCACATTCTCCTCCGTACGAGCAATGTTCGCCACCAG GTGCGATGAGTATGTGACCCAACTGGATGAGATGCAAAGACAGCTGGCCGCAGCTGAGGATGAAAAGAAAACGTTGAACTCTCTCCTGCGAATGGCCATTCAACAGAAACTGGCCCTCACACAGCGCCTCGAGGACTTGGCATTCGATCAAGAGCAAACACATCGGAACCGTGGGAGCAGGCTGACCCGCAGGAAGACCAGCACTCCCAAAGTAAGTCTCCCAACCTCAGCTTCGGCCTCGGACCTGGCGCAAGGCTCTGGTGCAGCTTTGGTCCCCAGTTGTTCCTCCCCTTCCTGCCTTAATAGTCCAGCATCAGTTGTCACGACTGCTCCAGACTTGTCCTCAACCCTGACATCACCTATATCACACATACCCTGTCGCAGTCCGTCATCACCAGCGATTGCCTCGCCGCCTGAAACTCTGGTGGTCGAAAACCCTCCATTTCTGGAGGCGTCAACCCCGTCCTCAATCCCTCAGACGCTTGCTCCGTCTCGGTGGACCCTTGGGATGCGAACGTTTGTCGTTGATTCCCGTAGTTTCCGAATTACATCCCCGTTCTCCCGTAGCTCGACTCCTTCAAGACATGTTACCCCAGATATTCAAACTATGACAACAACCAGACCTAACCAAGCAGGCTCTGCGCCTTCGTCTCCCTATCGTTCCCCACTGCTGGGGCTCAAACGCTCTTTGTGGAGCCCCTCACCTCAAACCCGTCCCTTGTCCAGGTTGACGGGAACTTCGGTGAATCACATTGCCTCGTCATCCTCCTTCTACTCTTCTTCTCACTCTCCGTCTTCCTCCCACAGTTATTCACCCACATATTACAGCCCTTCTGGCACGACATCATACAGTCACTCTAGCCACTACACTCCTCTCTACCCCAGATACTACGGTTCCTACCGGCCCAGACATTGA
- the LOC144003818 gene encoding protein bicaudal D homolog 1-like isoform X3 has product MAAGGAAGGCADKVEQCRAEVERLTRELAEANREKIRAAECGLAVLDENQSLKQQYAELEADQEALRLELEQLQEAFGQAYSTQRKVAEDGETNEETLLQESATKEAYYMGRLLELQAEVKHSRATAANAQADNDHLSCLLQELREQSNEMLELQRSRMREEVGEYKFRESRLIQDYTELEEENISLQKLVSTLKQNQVEYEGLKHEIKVLEEETDVLDSQLQDALRLKDISDSQLEEALESLKSEREQKYHLRRELVHHLSMCDVAYTGSAHLTFTSAPPSGTATPTTLLSPTAEDPTRCNGHVQGATRMATASGSVAGANGECRGTSRKTESLATSDLYSEMNLTEVQKLKQQLLTMEREKVALMTSLQESQTQLQHTQGALSEQHEKTLRLSQKVTALCRGQQGVQTTSDSLLSSEDLKGLDKDKETKDEDENEEDNLGTVMKSPVFPYQSPGLEILQCKYQVAVTEVVELKSEVKVLRDRLAQCGEGIPHEKPRGNALHQRLERKVTALEKSCQEGKEKISNLEAELQAAQSAAGESQGALNAAQDELVMLSEELAQLYHHVCLCNNETPNRVMLDYYRQGRGLRGLCASLKAMSADNSKVLLTPRLARRLATATSTTSTSGESRSPSESPSKEPLSGGDRARDIKETGKEVMQGQSEQSLTPCSPPTRSPSISASSSSSSSSSPALEPAGELRREPLNIYNLNAIIREQVKHLQRAVDRALQLSRQRAAARELAPLLDKDKESCMEEILKLKSLLSTKREQIATLRLVLKANKQTAEVALNNLKSKYETEKSMVTDTMMKLRNELKALKEDAATFSSVRAMFATRCDEYVTQLDEMQRQLAAAEDEKKTLNSLLRMAIQQKLALTQRLEDLAFDQEQTHRNRGSRLTRRKTSTPKVSLPTSASASDLAQGSGAALVPSCSSPSCLNSPASVVTTAPDLSSTLTSPISHIPCRSPSSPAIASPPETLVVENPPFLEASTPSSIPQTLAPSRWTLGMRTFVVDSRSFRITSPFSRSSTPSRHVTPDIQTMTTTRPNQAGSAPSSPYRSPLLGLKRSLWSPSPQTRPLSRLTGTSVNHIASSSSFYSSSHSPSSSHSYSPTYYSPSGTTSYSHSSHYTPLYPRYYGSYRPRH; this is encoded by the exons ATGGCCGCCGGTGGAGCAGCAGGAGGATGCGCCGACAAGGTGGAGCAGTGCCGGGCCGAGGTGGAGCGTCTGACCCGGGAGCTGGCGGAGGCCAACCGCGAGAAGATCCGGGCGGCGGAGTGTGGGCTGGCGGTTCTGGATGAAAACCAGAGCTTGAAGCAGCAGTATGCCGAGTTGGAGGCCGATCAGGAGGCTCTGAGGCTGGAGCTGGAACAGCTGCAGGAG GCATTTGGTCAGGCCTACTCCACCCAGCGTAAGGTGGCCGAGGACGGCGAGACCAACGAGGAGACACTGCTGCAGGAGTCTGCCACCAAGGAAGCCTACTACATGGGACGGCTCCTGGAGCTCCAGGCTGAGGTCAAGCACAGCCGGGCTACTGCCGCCAATGCACAGGCTGACAATGACCACCTCAGCTGCCTGCTGCAAGAGCTCCGAGAG CAGAGTAATGAAATGCTGGAGCTGCAGCGTAGCCGCATGCGAGAAGAGGTTGGGGAGTACAAGTTTCGAGAATCAAGGCTGATTCAGGACTACACAGAACTGGAAGAGGAGAACATCTCTCTGCAGAAACTGGTTTCAACCCTTAAACAGAATCAG GTGGAGTATGAAGGcttaaaacatgaaatcaaaGTTTTGGAAGAGGAGACGGATGTTTTGGACAGCCAGTTGCAAGATGCGCTGCGTTTGAAGGACATCTCGGACTCCCAGCTGGAAGAGGCCCTGGAGTCTCTGAAAAGTGAGCGCGAGCAGAAGTATCACTTGCGTAGAGAGCTGGTTCACCATCTGAGCATGTGTGACGTGGCGTACACTGGCAGCGCGCACCTGACATTCACGTCTGCCCCGCCCAGCGGCACGGCTACTCCGACAACTTTGCTCTCGCCAACCGCAGAAGATCCAACAAG GTGTAATGGCCATGTGCAAGGTGCAACACGAATGGCAACAGCTTCAGGGTCGGTGGCTGGTGCTAATGGAGAATGCCGAGGTACGAGTCGTAAAACCGAAAGTCTGGCGACTTCAGACCTCTACAGCGAGATGAACCTGACAGAGGTTCAGAAGCTCAAGCAACAACTGTTAACT ATGGAACGTGAGAAAGTAGCGCTCATGACCAGTTTGCAGGAATCCCAAACTCAACTCCAGCACACCCAGGGGGCTCTGTCTGAACAGCACGAGAAGACCCTCCGCCTTAGCCAAAAGGTCACCGCCCTATGCCGCGGACAGCAAGGGGTCCAGACCACTTCTGATTCTCTGCTCAGCTCTGAAGACCTCAAGGGACTTGACAAAGATAAGGAAACCAAAGATGAAGATGAAAATGAGGAGGATAATCTCGGCACAGTGATGAAAAGTCCAGTATTTCCTTACCAGTCACCAGGTTTGGAGATCTTGCAGTGCAAATACCAGGTGGCTGTGACTGAGGTGGTTGAGCTCAAGTCAGAAGTGAAAGTCCTGCGGGACAGGTTGGCTCAGTGCGGGGAAGGTATACCACATGAGAAGCCAAGAGGAAATGCTCTGCACCAGAGACTCGAGAGAAAGGTAACAGCACTAGAAAAGAGCTGCCAAGAAGGAAAAGAGAAG ATTTCTAATTTGGAGGCTGAGTTGCAGGCGGCTCAGTCGGCAGCCGGTGAGAGCCAAGGAGCTTTGAATGCTGCTCAGGATGAACTGGTGATGCTGAGTGAGGAGCTTGCCCAGCTTTACCATCACGTCTGTCTGTGCAACAACGAGACACCAAACCGTGTCATGCTGGACTACTACAG ACAGGGCAGGGGGCTCAGGGGCCTTTGTGCCAGTCTCAAAGCCATGTCTGCCGACAACAGTAAAGTTCTGCTCACGCCACGCCTTGCCAGGAGACTGGCCACCGCCACTTCCACAACCTCAACTTCCGGGGAGTCACGGAGCCCCTCTGAATCTCCGTCCAAAGAACCGCTATCCGGCGGGGATAGAGCAAGAGACATTAAAGAGACGGGCAAGGAGGTCATGCAGGGTCAGTCGGAGCAAAGTCTGACTCCCTGCAGTCCTCCAACCCGGTCACCCAGCATCAGTGCCTCATCATCGTCTTCGTCGTCCTCATCGCCCGCTTTGGAGCCAGCTGGTGAGCTACGCAGAGAGCCCCTGAACATCTACAACCTCAATGCCATCATCAGAGAGCAG GTCAAGCACCTGCAGAGAGCTGTGGACAGGGCACTTCAGCTGTCTAGGCAGAGAGCTGCAGCAAGGGAACTGGCACCTTTGCTTGACAAGGACAAAGAAAGCTGCATGGAGGAGATCCTGAAGCTCAAGTCTCTACTCAGCACTAAGAGGGAACAGATAGCAACTCTCCGGCTGGTGCTCAAAGCTAACAAACAG ACAGCAGAAGTGGCTCTTAACAACCTGAAGAGCAAGTATGAGACGGAGAAGTCAATGGTGACTGACACAATGATGAAGCTACGGAACGAGCTGAAGGCCTTAAAAGAGGACGCGGCCACATTCTCCTCCGTACGAGCAATGTTCGCCACCAG GTGCGATGAGTATGTGACCCAACTGGATGAGATGCAAAGACAGCTGGCCGCAGCTGAGGATGAAAAGAAAACGTTGAACTCTCTCCTGCGAATGGCCATTCAACAGAAACTGGCCCTCACACAGCGCCTCGAGGACTTGGCATTCGATCAAGAGCAAACACATCGGAACCGTGGGAGCAGGCTGACCCGCAGGAAGACCAGCACTCCCAAAGTAAGTCTCCCAACCTCAGCTTCGGCCTCGGACCTGGCGCAAGGCTCTGGTGCAGCTTTGGTCCCCAGTTGTTCCTCCCCTTCCTGCCTTAATAGTCCAGCATCAGTTGTCACGACTGCTCCAGACTTGTCCTCAACCCTGACATCACCTATATCACACATACCCTGTCGCAGTCCGTCATCACCAGCGATTGCCTCGCCGCCTGAAACTCTGGTGGTCGAAAACCCTCCATTTCTGGAGGCGTCAACCCCGTCCTCAATCCCTCAGACGCTTGCTCCGTCTCGGTGGACCCTTGGGATGCGAACGTTTGTCGTTGATTCCCGTAGTTTCCGAATTACATCCCCGTTCTCCCGTAGCTCGACTCCTTCAAGACATGTTACCCCAGATATTCAAACTATGACAACAACCAGACCTAACCAAGCAGGCTCTGCGCCTTCGTCTCCCTATCGTTCCCCACTGCTGGGGCTCAAACGCTCTTTGTGGAGCCCCTCACCTCAAACCCGTCCCTTGTCCAGGTTGACGGGAACTTCGGTGAATCACATTGCCTCGTCATCCTCCTTCTACTCTTCTTCTCACTCTCCGTCTTCCTCCCACAGTTATTCACCCACATATTACAGCCCTTCTGGCACGACATCATACAGTCACTCTAGCCACTACACTCCTCTCTACCCCAGATACTACGGTTCCTACCGGCCCAGACATTGA